Proteins encoded within one genomic window of Rhipicephalus microplus isolate Deutch F79 unplaced genomic scaffold, USDA_Rmic scaffold_16, whole genome shotgun sequence:
- the LOC119166661 gene encoding tigger transposable element-derived protein 6, whose protein sequence is MTRELFSEWLLKVDDEMRSAGRKILIIADNCSAHLVNVRLTNVQLEFLPPNCTSLLQPLDQGIIKSVKAHYRTRLVQRLLINLRITLPTSINVREATEMVTGAWWSVTSTTIQNCWRKAGLVVMPSESKQGSEESDASGMWQEVVERLAMDASVTFEDYVQCDDEACTSAELTTDDIVSAVRGDNSDEDANGEDDAETAPVGQPEESLSNADIMECVRKMRTYLGRCSNATEAEHKNVDNFEAFVLRQLSGTRQAKITDFFK, encoded by the coding sequence ATGACACGAGAGTTATTCTCTGAGTGGCTACTAAAGGTGGACGATGAGATGAGGAGCGCAGGTAGGAAAATCCTGATTATCGCCGACAACTGCTCGGCGCATCTTGTTAATGTCAGGCTGACAAATGTACAGCTGGAATTCCTGCCTCCGAACTGTACGTCCTTGCTCCAGCCACTGGACCAAGGCATCATAAAAAGTGTCAAGGCTCATTACCGGACACGCCTGGTTCAGCGATTGCTGATAAATCTTCGGATAACGCTGCCTACCTCCATCAATGTGCGAGAGGCCACAGAAATGGTTACCGGGGCCTGGTGGAGCGTTACATCAACCACCATCCAGAACTGCTGGAGGAAGGCAGGCTTGGTAGTAATGCCATCTGAATCTAAACAAGGCAGCGAAGAAAGCGACGCGAGTGGCATGTGGCAAGAAGTCGTCGAAAGACTCGCGATGGATGCCTCGGTGACGTTCGAGGACTATGTGCAGTGCGACGACGAAGCATGCACGTCAGCCGAACTGACGACCGATGACATCGTCAGTGCTGTTCGTGGTGATAACAGCGACGAGGACGCCAATGGCGAAGACGACGCCGAGACCGCGCCCGTTGGCCAACCAGAAGAATCGCTTTCCAACGCCGACATCATGGAATGCGTGCGAAAGATGCGCACTTACCTTGGCAGGTGCAGCAATGCCACCGAAGCAGAGCATAAGAATGTGGACAACTTCGAAGCGTTCGTCCTCCGGCAGTTGAGCGGCACCCGCCAGGCCAAGATCACCgactttttcaaataa